From the genome of Fervidobacterium thailandense, one region includes:
- a CDS encoding HD domain-containing protein: MTRDEALALVKKHVSTKNLVNHCLACEAIMRKLAKHFGEDEELWGLAGLLHDLDYDYTKDKPEEHGYKTLEILGDSVRPEIKNAILAHCEKKVPETLMEKALYAVDPTSGFIVAGALIKPEKKLSAINVEFLMNRFKEKGFARGANREQIRSCESFGLSLEEFLSISLEAMKEIADQIGL; the protein is encoded by the coding sequence GTGACACGTGATGAAGCACTTGCACTGGTAAAAAAACACGTTTCCACGAAGAATCTTGTGAATCACTGCCTGGCCTGCGAGGCCATCATGCGAAAACTGGCCAAACATTTCGGCGAGGACGAGGAACTGTGGGGATTGGCTGGACTGCTTCATGACCTTGATTACGATTACACCAAAGACAAGCCGGAGGAGCACGGTTACAAGACGCTTGAAATTCTGGGTGATTCGGTGAGGCCGGAAATAAAGAACGCTATTTTGGCGCACTGTGAAAAGAAAGTACCGGAGACTCTGATGGAAAAAGCGCTTTACGCGGTGGATCCAACGAGTGGTTTCATCGTCGCAGGTGCTTTGATCAAGCCAGAAAAGAAGCTTTCGGCAATAAATGTCGAATTTTTGATGAACCGTTTCAAGGAGAAGGGCTTTGCCAGGGGGGCGAACAGGGAGCAGATAAGGTCGTGTGAAAGTTTCGGACTGTCTCTCGAAGAATTTCTATCGATATCACTTGAGGCGATGAAGGAGATCGCAGACCAGATCGGTTTGTGA